The Euleptes europaea isolate rEulEur1 chromosome 19, rEulEur1.hap1, whole genome shotgun sequence genome includes a window with the following:
- the AURKAIP1 gene encoding aurora kinase A-interacting protein — protein MLLSRLTSQVARASRFTGQLLSRSATSLLNPGAPSAPYSTHPSSKNGAQPQQRYTLDPELEEILVPRKMSISPLESWLTVQYSLPKEGVLVSIHERLQYEPTQRFDLPPGPRDPEEEGSEPARNNLECKNVLKIRRRKMNRHKYKKLRKRRRFVRKKILEGRRRRKQRRFEKDLERIWRRAGLKKPPEGWVTPKIYIKNVKSD, from the exons ATGCTGCTATCACGGCTGACCTCACAGGTAGCAAGAGCATCACGGTTTACAG GTCAGTTATTGTCAAGGTCAGCCACTTCGCTACTGAATCCCGGCGCTCCTTCTGCGCCTTACAGCACACACCCTTCTAGCAAAAATGGAGCACAGCCCCAGCAAAGGTACACACTGGACCCCGAACTGGAAGAGATACTGGTGCCCCGGAAAATGTCCATCTCCCCCCTGGAGAGCTGGCTGACGGTCCAGTATTCCCTCCCTAAAGAAGGAGTCCTCGTCAGCATTCACGAGAGGCTGCAGTATGAACCCACACAGCGGTTTGACCTGCCTCCAGGCCCCCGAGACCCGGAGGAGGAAGGAAGCGAACCGGCCAGAAATAATTTGGAGTGCAAGAACGTGCTGAAGATCCGGAGGAGGAAAATGAACCGGCACAAGTACAAGAAGCTGAGGAAACGTCGGAGGTTTGTGAGGAAGAAGATCCTCGAAGGCCGGCGGAGGAGGAAACAG AGAAGGTTTGAAAAGGATCTGGAGCGAATCTGGAGGAGAGCTGGCTTGAAGAAGCCTCCAGAGGGTTGGGTAACGCCCAAGATATATATCAAGAATGTGAAATCTGATTGA